A stretch of the Uranotaenia lowii strain MFRU-FL chromosome 3, ASM2978415v1, whole genome shotgun sequence genome encodes the following:
- the LOC129750685 gene encoding uncharacterized protein LOC129750685 isoform X2 has product MVSLQDHGRRIDFQVSRTWRKLRKVTPPQIPRSYFFGPIFNGNHQSDQPAAGVAFGSLLIGPRRMRNFVNDININREMLRPGIATERFPKHVPDSLAVTHLKF; this is encoded by the exons atggtaagt ttacaggaccacggccgacggatagatttccaagtctctcgaacatggagaaagctgcgcaaagtaacacctccccaaatcccgcggtcgtattttttcggcccaatcttcaacggcaatcaccagtcggaccagccagcagctggagtggctttcggaagtttattgataggcccacggagaatgcgaaactttgtcaacgatatcaaTATCAACAGGGAG atgCTACGACCCGGGATAGCCACCGAAAGATTCCCGAAGCACGTCCCGGACTCTCTGGCTGTAACCCATCTGAAATTCTGA
- the LOC129757998 gene encoding uncharacterized protein LOC129757998, which yields MRRRFCLHREDFARLNLYICTSPEQTKFESTGTIGGSAYGAENGRRCIDGFRPDKGFQSCNHEACYLREKSPICSGQEKFCGNILRSQCPGAEKGSVKPELLPSVEVPPLFQDSF from the exons aTGCGTCGGCGTTTCTGTTTACATCGCGAAGATTTTGCTCGTTTAAATCTTTACATTTGTACTTCTCCGGAGCAAACTAAATTTG AATCTACCGGAACCATTGGCGGAAGTGCCTATGGGGCAGAAAATGGGCGACGATGCATCGATGGGTTTCGACCGGACAAAGGGTTCCAGTCTTGTAACCATGAAGCTTGTTACTTGAGGGAAAAGTCCCCAATCTGTTCAG GACAAGAAAAATTCTGCGGAAACATTCTGCGTTCGCAATGTCCGGGTGCTGAAAAGGGATCCGTAAAGCCCGAGCTGTTGCCATCAGTTGAAGTGCCGCCACTGTTCCAAGACTCGTtttaa
- the LOC129750685 gene encoding uncharacterized protein LOC129750685 isoform X1 has protein sequence MVSLQDHGRRIDFQVSRTWRKLRKVTPPQIPRSYFFGPIFNGNHQSDQPAAGVAFGSLLIGPRRMRNFVNDININREVGMSKKRMLRPGIATERFPKHVPDSLAVTHLKF, from the exons atggtaagt ttacaggaccacggccgacggatagatttccaagtctctcgaacatggagaaagctgcgcaaagtaacacctccccaaatcccgcggtcgtattttttcggcccaatcttcaacggcaatcaccagtcggaccagccagcagctggagtggctttcggaagtttattgataggcccacggagaatgcgaaactttgtcaacgatatcaaTATCAACAGGGAGgtaggaatgtcgaaaaaaagg atgCTACGACCCGGGATAGCCACCGAAAGATTCCCGAAGCACGTCCCGGACTCTCTGGCTGTAACCCATCTGAAATTCTGA